One window from the genome of Sphingomicrobium arenosum encodes:
- a CDS encoding superoxide dismutase family protein — translation MKFVCGLTALSFCLAACSGDAAEDQPTESSGDRGALVIAPQNADLRSVEGGSLGTVSFRQDANGVTLSVEVGGLKPGLHGVHLHEAGICEQPDFKSAGGHWNPTGAEHGRDNPMGSHLGDLANLQVGEDGTGRADYLVRDVMIDKGEWVLSDRNGTALVVHAAADDYVSNPAGDAGARVACAVLAAPST, via the coding sequence ATGAAATTTGTCTGCGGCCTCACGGCACTGTCTTTTTGTCTCGCGGCTTGCAGCGGAGATGCTGCGGAAGACCAGCCTACCGAAAGTAGCGGCGACCGCGGAGCGCTGGTCATCGCCCCGCAGAATGCGGACCTTCGCTCCGTCGAAGGAGGGAGCCTCGGTACGGTGAGCTTCCGTCAAGACGCCAATGGTGTCACGCTGTCCGTCGAGGTCGGTGGTCTCAAGCCCGGATTGCACGGTGTACACCTTCACGAAGCTGGTATCTGCGAACAACCCGACTTCAAGTCGGCCGGCGGCCACTGGAATCCTACTGGTGCCGAACATGGACGCGACAATCCGATGGGTTCCCATCTAGGCGATCTGGCGAACCTACAGGTCGGTGAGGACGGCACCGGCCGCGCGGATTATCTCGTTCGTGACGTCATGATCGACAAAGGCGAGTGGGTTTTGTCGGATCGAAATGGGACAGCGCTGGTCGTTCACGCTGCTGCGGACGACTATGTTAGCAATCCGGCTGGCGATGCTGGTGCACGGGTTGCCTGCGCGGTGCTTGCGGCGCCATCCACTTGA
- a CDS encoding DUF2163 domain-containing protein — protein MGLLDATPSRLAMCWTLERSDGAGLALTSHDAALDHDRYRLEPGGAITPHSIEREAGASQRRDDIEGAVSSAALSSDDLMAGRWDGAAVALFGVDWEEAGERIDLMRGTMAGVEKIGDRFEASLATAFAKLDRPAGPETSPLCRARLGDAKCRVDLAGRRAILSVVSIDDHRIELDTQDMDDFVFGEIRWLSGPNRGLRSIIIKGEGSGVDLQSLPPFAPVPGDRVAVVHGCDKTFATCVARFDNARNFRGEPHLPGADLLSRYPGA, from the coding sequence ATGGGGCTTCTCGATGCCACGCCTAGCCGGCTGGCCATGTGTTGGACGCTCGAGCGAAGCGACGGCGCGGGCCTGGCGCTGACTAGCCACGATGCCGCGCTCGATCATGATCGCTATCGGCTCGAACCGGGCGGTGCCATCACGCCCCATTCGATTGAACGCGAAGCGGGCGCATCGCAGCGCCGCGACGACATCGAAGGAGCGGTGAGCAGTGCGGCCCTTTCGTCCGACGACTTGATGGCCGGACGATGGGACGGCGCGGCTGTTGCGCTGTTCGGGGTGGACTGGGAAGAAGCGGGCGAGCGGATCGATCTGATGCGAGGCACGATGGCGGGTGTCGAGAAGATCGGCGACCGCTTCGAAGCGAGCCTCGCTACCGCTTTTGCCAAACTCGACCGCCCCGCCGGGCCCGAAACCAGCCCTCTGTGTCGGGCAAGACTTGGAGATGCCAAATGCCGCGTCGATCTGGCAGGGCGTCGTGCTATCCTGTCCGTCGTCTCGATCGACGATCATCGGATCGAGCTCGATACGCAAGACATGGACGACTTTGTGTTCGGAGAAATCCGTTGGTTGTCCGGCCCCAATCGCGGTCTGCGTTCGATCATTATTAAGGGCGAGGGGAGCGGCGTCGACTTGCAATCGCTGCCGCCGTTCGCACCGGTCCCAGGTGATCGCGTCGCGGTAGTGCATGGCTGTGACAAGACTTTTGCCACCTGTGTGGCGCGCTTCGACAATGCGCGGAACTTTCGTGGCGAGCCGCATCTGCCGGGGGCCGACCTCCTGAGCCGATACCCGGGCGCATGA
- a CDS encoding DUF2793 domain-containing protein produces MNDTNRLGLPLLATGQAQKDVTHNEALVLLDLLVQPVVNCPPLIVPPSNPIEGECYLVAPSPSGAFVDHGNAMATYTGGGWRFVQPTEGFHCRRGDTDGGYVFRGNVWAEVGGETHAIGAAISSPAGGGSVDAEARAAIDAILAVLRDREIIAI; encoded by the coding sequence ATGAACGATACCAACCGTCTTGGGCTGCCGCTCTTGGCCACAGGGCAGGCCCAGAAAGACGTGACACATAACGAGGCCCTGGTCCTACTCGATCTGCTTGTCCAACCTGTGGTGAATTGCCCGCCCCTTATAGTCCCGCCCTCCAATCCGATCGAGGGCGAATGCTACCTCGTCGCTCCGAGCCCGAGCGGAGCCTTCGTCGACCATGGAAATGCAATGGCGACTTACACCGGAGGCGGCTGGCGATTCGTTCAACCCACTGAAGGTTTTCACTGCCGGCGCGGTGACACAGATGGGGGTTACGTATTTCGCGGCAATGTTTGGGCGGAGGTAGGCGGCGAAACGCATGCAATTGGCGCTGCGATCTCCTCTCCGGCGGGTGGTGGGTCTGTGGACGCCGAAGCCCGCGCCGCCATCGACGCTATTCTGGCAGTGCTTCGTGATCGTGAAATCATCGCAATATGA
- a CDS encoding outer membrane protein has translation MRKLAISMVLASSMLATPALARDKAWYVGVEGGVMKVEDLDLGLTVTDNTDPDAPVLIDSEAWNDYGTGFDVDFIAGYDFGMIRAEVELGYKQSDVDYTELPGPIGVTFDEPGDVSVYSAMANLLLDFGGDEGINGFVGGGIGLASVEHDLDLDGVTSFSESDSTWAWQGLAGVRFPLSNAIDLGLKYRYFHTGDIDYTPAVAAPFSNAALTDGQFESHSLLASLIFNFMPAVAPPPPPPPPPPPPPPPPPATVTCPDGTVILATEQCPPPPPPPPPPPPPPEPERG, from the coding sequence ATGCGGAAGCTTGCCATCTCGATGGTGCTCGCTTCTTCGATGCTCGCCACGCCTGCGCTTGCGCGCGACAAGGCTTGGTATGTCGGCGTCGAAGGCGGCGTGATGAAGGTTGAAGACTTGGATCTCGGCCTCACCGTTACTGACAATACTGATCCGGACGCGCCGGTCCTGATCGATAGCGAAGCGTGGAACGACTACGGCACTGGCTTCGATGTCGACTTCATCGCGGGTTACGATTTTGGCATGATCCGCGCCGAAGTCGAACTCGGCTACAAGCAGAGCGATGTCGATTACACCGAACTTCCGGGTCCGATCGGCGTGACCTTCGATGAGCCGGGTGATGTCTCGGTTTATTCGGCCATGGCGAACCTGCTTCTCGATTTCGGCGGTGATGAAGGCATCAATGGCTTCGTCGGCGGCGGTATCGGTCTTGCGAGTGTCGAGCATGACCTCGACCTCGACGGTGTTACGTCGTTCAGCGAAAGCGACAGCACCTGGGCTTGGCAGGGTCTGGCGGGCGTTCGTTTCCCGCTCAGCAATGCTATCGATCTGGGCCTGAAGTATCGCTACTTCCACACCGGCGACATCGATTACACGCCGGCCGTTGCTGCGCCGTTCTCGAATGCTGCGCTGACCGACGGCCAGTTTGAGTCGCACAGCCTTCTGGCGAGCCTGATCTTCAACTTCATGCCGGCAGTGGCGCCTCCGCCTCCGCCGCCGCCGCCGCCGCCGCCGCCGCCGCCGCCGCCTCCGGCGACGGTGACCTGCCCGGACGGCACGGTGATCCTGGCGACCGAGCAGTGCCCGCCGCCTCCGCCGCCGCCGCCGCCGCCGCCGCCGCCGCCGGAACCCGAGCGCGGCTAA
- a CDS encoding NlpC/P60 family protein, translating to MIDPVERARALVGTPFRLQGRGGGDGIDCLGLVLDAFTIPSAAFPRNYGWRGHDRATFERAARQFFEHISEQTARPGDAVAFALPGRRHHLAIMSDRGFIHADAVRRKVVERSGTFGAPAIGAFRRLDSDKGDCRGNARSQ from the coding sequence ATGATCGACCCGGTCGAGCGTGCACGCGCGCTTGTCGGCACACCCTTCCGATTGCAAGGGCGCGGGGGAGGCGATGGCATCGACTGCCTTGGCCTCGTGCTCGACGCTTTCACGATCCCTTCGGCTGCCTTCCCTCGAAATTATGGCTGGCGCGGGCATGACCGCGCAACGTTCGAGCGAGCGGCTAGGCAATTTTTCGAGCACATTTCTGAGCAGACCGCTCGACCGGGCGACGCGGTGGCTTTCGCGCTGCCCGGTCGGCGTCATCACCTCGCGATTATGAGCGATCGCGGTTTCATCCATGCCGACGCAGTGCGTCGAAAAGTTGTCGAGCGATCGGGCACCTTCGGGGCACCCGCGATTGGCGCCTTTCGACGCCTGGACTCAGACAAGGGAGATTGCCGTGGCAACGCTCGTTCTCAGTAG
- a CDS encoding phage tail protein has product MATLVLSSVGQALGGPLGQAVGALVGQQIDQRLFAGPGHEGPRLGDLSVQGSRYGAVIPAVHGRMRVAGTIIWATELEESQVVTGAKGQGDRTTYSYSANFAVALSSKPGASVGRIWADGRLLRGALGDLKVGGLLRIHNQGELQDLDPLIGSIEAAAPAYRDMMVAVFEGLELAEYGNRIPMLTFEVIAEGDMRIGALIEAASEGLVTASGDEVITGYALHGTSMERALEPLLALAGMALSDRGGRLDCTSPANPIKVGSDEEGCGAEAPVARRIDQIVGFEQLPSDLFLDHYDPDRDFQAGRSHARAVGGRRVVELPVAIALKALDARSWAERSILKRWRERRSIEISLPPSFLTLTPGDLLEFQGETGQWRVIRVRLEGFVVKARIVAHATSSAMPSISDSGRFLPVPDFEQSKTEVTLIEPPDLDGSGKCCVLVAAASASPGWRATPLEIEVGAMQSVASSAALESVTGFVDGTLGTASAAIFDLENVIHVNLVEPNCPLLSVEDQQLFAGANLAMIGGEVLQFGNVEQVAPGRVRLSRLLRGRDGSETAIAGHGSNEAFILLDPARLAKIDMSPEQVGNRVAVRATSTADADAAPSEIIFRGLGSRPISPAHLRARKEDGAIHISWVRRSRKGYAWLDEVDAPLGESRELYLLTVSGTSGAFAVETSQPIAVFSADDISPLGEGALNISCAMVGDWGRSTAVTIVI; this is encoded by the coding sequence GTGGCAACGCTCGTTCTCAGTAGCGTCGGTCAAGCGCTTGGCGGCCCGCTAGGGCAGGCCGTGGGCGCGCTTGTCGGTCAACAGATCGACCAGCGATTGTTTGCAGGGCCAGGGCATGAGGGCCCGCGGCTGGGCGACCTGTCTGTGCAAGGGTCGCGTTACGGCGCGGTCATCCCTGCAGTGCATGGGCGCATGCGTGTCGCCGGGACAATCATTTGGGCGACCGAGCTTGAGGAGTCGCAAGTCGTCACCGGGGCGAAGGGTCAGGGCGATCGCACGACCTATAGTTATTCCGCCAATTTCGCGGTGGCGCTGTCTTCGAAGCCTGGCGCGAGCGTCGGGCGAATTTGGGCGGATGGCAGGTTGCTTCGCGGTGCCCTAGGCGATCTCAAAGTCGGCGGGCTGTTGCGCATCCATAATCAAGGCGAATTGCAGGATCTCGACCCGCTGATCGGGTCAATCGAGGCAGCAGCACCGGCATATCGCGATATGATGGTGGCAGTCTTCGAAGGACTTGAACTAGCCGAATATGGCAATCGAATTCCGATGCTGACCTTCGAGGTCATCGCCGAGGGCGATATGCGGATCGGCGCGCTGATCGAAGCCGCGAGTGAAGGATTGGTGACGGCGTCGGGCGATGAGGTGATAACGGGATATGCGCTGCATGGCACTTCGATGGAGCGCGCGCTGGAGCCGCTTCTCGCCCTCGCCGGTATGGCTTTGAGCGATCGCGGAGGGCGGTTGGATTGTACCAGCCCTGCCAATCCAATTAAGGTCGGCAGTGACGAGGAGGGATGTGGGGCAGAGGCGCCTGTCGCACGGCGGATCGATCAGATTGTGGGCTTCGAGCAGCTCCCGTCAGATCTCTTTCTCGACCATTATGACCCTGACCGCGACTTTCAGGCCGGACGCAGTCACGCAAGGGCTGTAGGCGGGAGACGCGTCGTCGAGCTTCCGGTCGCCATTGCGCTGAAGGCGCTTGATGCTCGATCTTGGGCGGAACGCTCGATTTTGAAACGCTGGCGCGAGCGGCGGTCGATCGAGATCAGCCTGCCTCCATCTTTCCTGACGCTGACACCTGGCGACCTGTTGGAATTTCAAGGAGAGACAGGGCAGTGGCGCGTCATCCGCGTCAGGCTGGAGGGATTTGTCGTTAAAGCGCGCATTGTGGCTCACGCGACTTCGTCGGCAATGCCATCGATAAGCGACAGCGGGCGTTTCCTGCCGGTTCCGGATTTCGAGCAATCGAAGACTGAAGTCACTCTCATCGAGCCTCCGGATCTCGATGGTTCCGGGAAATGTTGCGTGCTCGTCGCAGCAGCGAGCGCCAGCCCCGGGTGGCGAGCAACTCCCCTAGAGATTGAAGTCGGTGCGATGCAGTCGGTTGCAAGCAGTGCCGCACTCGAAAGCGTCACAGGTTTTGTTGACGGAACATTGGGTACCGCCTCGGCGGCGATCTTCGATCTGGAGAATGTCATCCATGTGAATCTGGTAGAGCCCAACTGCCCGCTCCTGTCGGTAGAGGATCAACAGCTCTTCGCGGGCGCTAATCTCGCAATGATCGGCGGCGAGGTTCTGCAATTTGGAAACGTGGAGCAGGTCGCGCCCGGACGGGTGCGTCTGTCGCGATTGCTACGAGGACGGGATGGCAGCGAGACGGCGATTGCGGGCCATGGTTCGAACGAGGCCTTCATCCTGCTCGATCCAGCGAGGCTTGCGAAAATCGACATGTCGCCCGAGCAGGTTGGCAATAGGGTCGCGGTCCGCGCGACTAGCACAGCCGACGCCGATGCCGCTCCGTCGGAGATTATTTTTCGTGGGCTTGGCTCGCGTCCGATTTCGCCTGCTCATTTGCGGGCAAGGAAAGAGGATGGGGCCATCCATATCAGCTGGGTACGGCGCAGTCGAAAAGGCTATGCCTGGCTCGATGAGGTCGATGCCCCACTGGGTGAAAGCCGCGAACTCTATCTTCTGACCGTGTCGGGAACGAGCGGAGCGTTTGCGGTCGAGACCAGTCAGCCTATCGCCGTGTTTTCGGCAGACGACATCTCCCCCCTCGGGGAGGGGGCGCTCAATATCAGCTGCGCGATGGTCGGTGACTGGGGCCGATCGACCGCGGTGACCATCGTCATTTAA
- a CDS encoding OmpA family protein — protein MDLLFLSFLVAHSGTLSEPVRCDDNRIVAERGLCETPALVPGPYMIFFRWGGANVDRDAQSILDTVVRMMVEGDGSYKVALTGYSDRSGPAAVNKRISRQRALVVRDLLLERGVEADRVVVRDGGGEAGLLVPTADGVREAQNRRVEIHFIRID, from the coding sequence ATGGACCTGCTTTTTCTATCGTTTCTTGTCGCTCATTCGGGGACGCTCAGCGAGCCGGTGCGCTGCGATGATAATCGGATCGTCGCCGAGCGCGGACTTTGTGAGACGCCTGCGCTAGTGCCGGGCCCCTACATGATTTTCTTTCGTTGGGGCGGCGCCAACGTCGATCGGGACGCGCAGTCGATCCTCGACACGGTCGTACGCATGATGGTGGAAGGCGACGGTTCTTATAAAGTCGCCTTGACCGGATATAGTGATCGGTCAGGTCCAGCGGCAGTCAACAAACGGATTTCGCGCCAACGCGCCTTGGTGGTCCGAGACCTGCTGTTGGAACGCGGAGTTGAGGCTGATCGGGTCGTGGTCCGCGATGGCGGCGGCGAGGCAGGATTGCTAGTTCCGACTGCCGATGGGGTGCGCGAGGCGCAGAACCGCCGCGTCGAGATCCACTTCATACGGATCGATTGA